One genomic window of Bombus fervidus isolate BK054 chromosome 14, iyBomFerv1, whole genome shotgun sequence includes the following:
- the LOC139994239 gene encoding LOW QUALITY PROTEIN: uncharacterized protein (The sequence of the model RefSeq protein was modified relative to this genomic sequence to represent the inferred CDS: inserted 2 bases in 1 codon; substituted 1 base at 1 genomic stop codon) yields MESGISCDDPQFMNMLETCLRVEIEAAKSTSSEVASEIKELKTKMQTQLQTRKELKEKAKNTEDNIVILTNILNKYVXYNRINATLSYSLGVSFXKLVHRHNKYINEISNKIELMRLNLDNDYKVMELDCGQYESIYNEYERVWESYHAKYEEFPLAKVRKENKVKLEKLRVNKMVMEYKINEFEKILKQRERITWLRMRAKIVELARAILDHMGLDKEWKDLNRSIEAREKELNTIKTELAVQLKRQEEEKRDRTLKLLEMPPPKINFSHMRKIYHGSRIGSHSGWGKNYENSIDSLSVDTLMLEEMCLAEGNTVQSPSEISIHIGKDQSIPHDRPIDSKSPSLDQGQQEIEHEDVASEVDGILVSEPIDAVEEEVEQGIDQELEHMDQPSDLSKDKHTGQRCEDLEEEMDDPVAKKMRLILDEGKFVATPMKIIPLEKTKSRSVDPSPRARIARIETVRYNVSPMTKIEKTNNDLVGLRKSQVTDQFVESMMTKTPLTKKPDQDKPNPSSMFTPRHYDFSDTSDMSFCMDNNMNTLKADQISLYGGSVQDFCECSNISRAIEDAIPESSANDPSTSKTYNLPQFDFSNILKRNSSGKNLF; encoded by the exons ATGGAATCCGGAATCAGCTGTGACGACCCGCAGTTCATGAATATGTTGGAAACCTGTCTGCGTGTAGAAATTGAAGCAGCCAAGAGCACGTCCTCTG aagTTGcaagtgaaataaaagaattgaaGACTAAGATGCAGACACAATTGCAAACGAGGAAGGAGTTGAAAGAAAAGGCAAAGAATACAGAGGATAATATTGTGATTTTAACTAACATTTTAAACAAGTACGT ATATAATCGGATCAACGCTACTTTGAGCTATTCATTAGGTGTATCATTTTGAAAACTCGTTCATAGgcacaataaatatattaacgaaatttctaataaaatcgAGCTAATGAGACTTAATTTGGATAACGATTACAAAGTCATGGAATTGGACTGTGGACAATATGAAAgtatttataacgaatacgaAAGAGTATGGGAATCATACCAC GCAAAATACGAAGAATTTCCTTTAGCCAAGGTGAGGAAAGAAAACAAGGTAAAATTGGAGAAGCTTCGAGTTAATAAAATGGTGATGGAATATAAGATCAACGAGTTCGAGAAAATTTTGAAGCAGAGAGAGCGGATTACGTGGCTGAGAATGCGCGCGAAAATCGTCGAGCTTGCGCGCGCAATTTTAGACCATATGGGACTCGACAAAGAATGGAAAGATCTTAATCGAAGTATCGAAGCACGCGAGAAAGAGTTGAATACGATCAAGACGGAG CTAGCTGTACAGTTGAAGAGgcaagaggaagagaaaagggATCGAACGTTGAAGTTGCTGGAAATGCCACCGCcaaagattaatttctctcACATGCGCAAGATTTACCATGGGTCGAGGATCGGCTCGCACAGTGGCTGGGGAAAAAATTATGAGAATTCCATAG ACTCCCTATCAGTGGATACCTTGATGTTGGAAGAAATGTGTCTAGCAGAAGGTAATACCGTACAATCGCCGTCAGAAATTTCAATCCATATCGGGAAAGATCAGAGTATTCCTCATGACCGTCCGATCGATTCAAAGAGTCCTTCCCTGGACCAGGGACAGCAGGAAATAGAGCACGAGGATGTAGCAAGCGAGGTGGACGGAATCTTGGTTTCAGAACCGATCGATGCAGTCGAGGAGGAAGTGGAACAAGGAATAGACCAGGAACTAGAGCACATGGACCAGCCATCCGATCTTTCGAAAGATAAGCACACAGGCCAACGTTGCGAGGATCTTGAGGAGGAAATGGACGATCCCGTAGCGAAGAAAATGAGATTGATCTTGGATGAAGGGAAGTTTGTGGCGACACCAATGAAGATTATTCCATTGGAGAAAACGAAGAGTCGTTCGGTTGATCCATCCCCTCGTGCAAGAATCGCAAGGATTGAGACAGTTCGCTACAATGTGTCTCCAATGACCAAAATAGAGAAAA CAAATAATGATTTGGTCGGGCTAAGGAAAAGTCAGGTAACAGATCAATTTGTTGAATCAATGATGACGAAGACGCCTTTGACAAAGAAGCCTGATCAAGACAAACCCAATCCCTCCAGTATGTTTACACCTCGTCACTACGATTTTTCTGATACCAGTGACATGAGTTTCTGTATGGATAACAATATGAACACTCTGAAAG CTGATCAAATATCGTTGTATGGAGGGTCTGTTCAAGATTTCTGCGAGTGTTCCAACATATCCAGGGCCATCGAGGACGCAATCCCAGAGAGCAGCGCAAACGATCCATCGACCAGCAAGACTTACAATTTGCCAC AATTCGATTTCAGTAACATTCTGAAACGTAACTCCAGCGGAAAGAATCTCTTCTAA